One part of the Glycine soja cultivar W05 chromosome 11, ASM419377v2, whole genome shotgun sequence genome encodes these proteins:
- the LOC114377291 gene encoding uncharacterized protein LOC114377291, whose translation MAMLRRYVTASAIALFALLLLLVTCNLNMALASSGGVMGGNFFDSDSESSSSESYTRDSESYRMEHHPHRYYDAPSPDTDAAKGSHSGLVLFLIFASGMFLVAFYKGSNGNSVTVIKLQVAMLGGGMGSPILRDLTRIAETADTSSRDGLTYLLADTIQSLVRHLRYCIAGYTFMNLKRSKEDGEKYYNQLSNEERDKFDEETLVNLNNTEKRSKKTQSDVFSNEYSMFDQKGIKEGTKKIEEEKLLNEFGDEYIVITILVAAKGAHKLPNINGTEDLKEALQKLRTVLSSKLLAGKVLWTPQNEDDTLSKRRLLEDYPQLAKGMANFLVKKRE comes from the exons ATGGCGATGTTGAGAAGATATGTTACAGCTAGTGCTATTGCATTATTTGCACTTTTGCTGTTGTTGGTTACTTGCAACCTTAACATGGCTTTGGCCTCTTCTGGAGGCGTGATGGGAGGGAATTTCTTCGATTCGGATTCGGAGTCTTCCTCCTCAGAATCATACACTAGGGATTCAGAATCATACAGAATGGAGCATCATCCTCATCGTTATTATGATGCCCCTTCTCCTGACACCGATGCTGCAAAGGGAAGTCACAGTGGACTCGTGCTTTTTCTGATTTTTGCATCGGGTATGTTTTTGGTTGCATTCTATAAAGGCAGCAATGGAAATTCAGTTACTGTGATCAAGCTTCAG GTTGCAATGTTGGGTGGTGGGATGGGGAGCCCAATACTAAGGGATCTAACTAGGATTGCAGAAACTGCAGATACATCCTCTCGAGATGGTTTGACCTATCTATTGGCAG ACACAATACAGAGTTTGGTTCGACATCTTCGTTACTGTATTGCTGGATATACATTT ATGAATCTAAAGCGGAGTAAAGAGGATGGGGAGAAATACTATAACCAACTATCAAATGAAGAAAGGGACAAATTTGATGAAGAGACATTAGTTAATTTGAACAACACAGAAAAGAGAAGTAAAAAAACCCAGAGTGATGTGTTTAGCAATGAATATTCAATG TTTGATCAAAAGGGGATTAAAGagggaacaaaaaaaattgaagaagagAAACTTCTCAACGAGTTTGGTGACGAGTACATAGTG ATAACAATCTTGGTAGCTGCTAAAGGAGCACATAAGCTTCCTAACATCAATGGAACGGAAGATTTGAAGGAGGCCTTACAAAAGCTTAGAACCGTTCTCTCAAGCAAATTATTA GCTGGCAAGGTGTTATGGACCCCACAAAATGAGGATGACACTCTTTCAAAACGAAGACTACTTGAAGACTACCCTCAGTTAGCAAAAGGCATGGCAAACTTTCTAGTTAAGAAACGTGAATGA
- the LOC114377475 gene encoding uncharacterized protein LOC114377475, whose amino-acid sequence MARLSIVAIVAAVLLLALSATPATARPCRSFIISSYSFRNPNSNTFATITEIRSFTPLYITDKPPSYALFFPHATQLPQHESVRPRAPLGFASAYDFSSLRDRTKDILSVALALLFGVGCGALTAATMYLVWSVFSTRHRASSFDDFSSDDEDEIESPKKLGYVKIPAIETTTAVAPAAPAPAKGSV is encoded by the coding sequence ATGGCTCGTCTCTCGATCGTCGCCATCGTCGCCGCCGTGCTCCTCCTGGCCCTCTCCGCCACCCCCGCGACGGCGCGTCCCTGCAGGAGCTTCATAATCTCCTCCTACTCCTTCCGCAACCCTAACTCCAACACGTTCGCCACCATCACCGAGATCCGATCCTTCACCCCTCTCTACATCACCGACAAACCCCCCTCCTATGCCCTTTTCTTCCCCCACGCGACTCAGCTCCCTCAGCATGAGAGCGTGCGCCCACGCGCCCCTCTAGGGTTCGCCTCCGCCTACGATTTCTCTTCCCTCCGCGACCGCACCAAGGACATCCTCAGCGTCGCCCTAGCCCTCCTCTTCGGCGTCGGCTGCGGCGCCCTCACCGCCGCCACCATGTACCTCGTCTGGTCCGTCTTCTCCACGCGCCACCGTGCCTCCTCCTTCGACGACTTCTCCTCCGACGATGAAGACGAGATCGAGAGCCCCAAGAAGCTTGGCTACGTCAAGATTCCGGCCATTGAGACCACTACCGCCGTCGCCCCCGCAGCTCCGGCTCCAGCCAAGGGTTCGGTATGA